The proteins below are encoded in one region of Acidobacteriota bacterium:
- a CDS encoding DoxX family protein, with amino-acid sequence MRLLYWISTALVVLFLLASALTYFFHRATIEGVRELGFPDFFRLQLAVLKLVAVVVLLLPIVPLVAKDWAYAGTALFLLTAIVAHTAHRDPITLSLVSVVMFALLVASRISLHRLLAGC; translated from the coding sequence ATGCGTCTCTTGTACTGGATTTCGACAGCGCTGGTGGTGCTTTTTCTGCTCGCCAGCGCTCTCACCTATTTTTTCCACCGCGCCACCATCGAGGGCGTTCGAGAGCTTGGTTTCCCGGACTTCTTCCGCCTTCAGCTCGCCGTCCTCAAGCTGGTCGCGGTGGTCGTGCTCCTGCTGCCGATCGTGCCGCTGGTCGCCAAGGACTGGGCCTACGCCGGCACCGCCCTGTTCCTGCTCACCGCGATCGTCGCCCACACGGCACACCGCGACCCGATCACCCTTTCCCTCGTCTCGGTGGTGATGTTTGCCCTGCTGGTGGCGTCGCGGATTTCGCTCCATCGCCTGCTAGCAGGCTGCTGA